The Streptomyces luteogriseus genome includes a window with the following:
- a CDS encoding DEAD/DEAH box helicase produces the protein MSLTYTAGSLVAARGREWVVLPESAADMLVLRPLGGSEDDIAAVFPAFEDVRHAEFAKPSADDLGDQRAAGLLRTALRVGFRSGAGPFRSLASIAVEPRAYQLVPLLMALRQRTVRLLISDDVGIGKTVEAGLIVKELLAQGEATRLAVLCSPSLAEQWQSELREKFGIDAELVLASTVSRLERGLELGQSLFDRHPFTIISTDFIKSTRHREDFVRHCPDLVIVDEAHSCVAADDATQGGTSSTNQLRYELLRRISADPDRHLLLLTATPHSGKESAFRNLLGLVRPELATVNLETPAGRAQLAEHFVARKRADVRTYLTKEDGLTDDSLAERTAFPSDRWTKDEPYRLTPAYRALLDDAIAYARDRVETAGEQGKREARIAWWSVIALLRSMVSSPAAAAQTLKTRSESAAARTAQEADALGAKVAADSADNDRLEGVDVAPGAAESEEAGARLLELSQRAARLVGPAEDAKLKALTGHLKKLIADGYHPIVFCRYIPTAEYLAQQLDGKLGKKTKIAAVTGTLSPQQRLERIEELGADSAEEAGDPAVRRVLIATDCLSEGVNLQHHFDAVVHYDLAWNPTRHDQREGRVDRYGQKRDEVRVITMFGEDNGIDGKVLEVLFAKHRQIKKDLGISVSVPDETASGVTDAVVEWLLLHGRQGSQESLFELDGHQESFERIEREWTSAAEREKTSQSKYAQRTIHPEEVAREVAAVRAALGGADEVREFALEALRELDALVREPRDSGGDFTAQVGGTPAGLRDALAATLGGRLVEEDREIPFRTTPAVARGEAALVRTDPAIGAVASYVLDSALDANTLGPRPARRCGVVTTDAVTIRTTLLLVRYRFHLTLPSRKGDQQLVAEDARLLAYEGLPSRARWLDDDAAAALLAARASANTHEQRARNQISRDLDGLPDLAGHLSEYGTRLAAELDASHRRVRKANEEIVRGLKVVPQEPADVLGVYVYLPQPASTASGAEA, from the coding sequence ATGAGCCTCACGTACACAGCCGGTTCGCTGGTCGCCGCCCGTGGCCGGGAATGGGTGGTGCTGCCCGAGAGCGCCGCCGACATGCTGGTGCTGCGCCCGCTGGGCGGGAGCGAGGACGACATCGCGGCCGTCTTCCCGGCGTTCGAGGACGTGCGCCACGCGGAGTTCGCAAAGCCGAGCGCGGACGACCTGGGTGACCAGCGGGCCGCCGGTCTGCTGCGCACGGCACTGCGCGTCGGCTTCCGGTCCGGCGCGGGCCCGTTCCGCTCGCTGGCGTCGATCGCCGTGGAGCCCCGCGCCTACCAACTGGTCCCGCTGCTGATGGCCCTGCGGCAGCGCACCGTACGGCTGCTGATCTCGGACGACGTCGGTATCGGCAAGACGGTCGAGGCGGGTCTCATCGTCAAGGAGCTGCTCGCGCAGGGCGAGGCGACGAGGCTGGCCGTGCTCTGCTCCCCTTCGCTCGCCGAGCAGTGGCAGTCCGAGCTGCGGGAGAAGTTCGGGATCGACGCCGAACTGGTCCTGGCCTCCACGGTGTCGCGTCTGGAGCGTGGCCTGGAGCTGGGCCAGTCCCTGTTCGACAGGCACCCGTTCACGATCATCTCGACGGACTTCATCAAGTCGACCCGCCATCGCGAGGACTTCGTACGGCACTGTCCGGACCTGGTGATCGTCGACGAGGCGCACTCCTGTGTGGCCGCCGACGACGCCACGCAGGGCGGCACGTCCTCCACGAACCAGCTCCGCTACGAGCTGCTGCGCAGGATCTCCGCGGACCCGGACCGGCATCTGCTGCTGCTGACCGCGACCCCGCACTCCGGCAAGGAGTCCGCGTTCCGCAACCTGCTCGGCCTGGTCCGGCCCGAGCTGGCGACGGTGAACCTGGAGACCCCGGCGGGGCGGGCGCAGCTCGCCGAGCACTTCGTGGCCCGCAAGCGCGCCGACGTCCGTACCTATCTCACCAAGGAGGACGGCCTCACCGACGACTCCCTTGCCGAGCGGACCGCCTTCCCCTCCGACCGCTGGACGAAGGACGAGCCGTACCGGCTGACCCCCGCCTACCGGGCGCTGCTCGACGACGCCATCGCCTACGCCCGGGACCGCGTCGAGACGGCCGGGGAGCAGGGCAAGCGGGAAGCCCGTATCGCCTGGTGGTCGGTGATCGCGCTGCTGCGCTCGATGGTGTCCTCGCCGGCGGCCGCCGCGCAGACCCTCAAGACCCGCTCGGAGTCCGCCGCGGCCCGCACCGCACAGGAGGCGGACGCGCTGGGTGCCAAGGTGGCGGCCGACTCCGCCGACAACGACCGGCTGGAGGGCGTGGACGTCGCTCCGGGAGCCGCCGAGTCGGAGGAGGCGGGCGCCCGGCTGCTCGAACTCTCGCAGCGGGCGGCGCGGTTGGTCGGCCCTGCCGAGGACGCGAAGCTGAAGGCGCTCACCGGCCACCTGAAGAAGCTGATCGCCGACGGCTACCACCCGATCGTCTTCTGCCGCTACATCCCCACCGCGGAGTACCTCGCCCAGCAACTCGACGGCAAGCTCGGCAAGAAGACGAAGATCGCCGCCGTGACCGGCACGCTCTCCCCGCAGCAGCGCCTTGAGCGCATCGAGGAGCTCGGCGCCGACTCCGCCGAGGAGGCGGGCGACCCGGCCGTCCGCCGGGTGCTGATCGCCACCGACTGCCTGTCGGAGGGCGTCAACCTCCAGCACCACTTCGACGCCGTCGTCCACTACGACCTGGCCTGGAACCCGACCCGTCACGACCAGCGCGAGGGCCGCGTCGACCGGTACGGCCAGAAGCGCGACGAGGTCCGGGTCATCACCATGTTCGGCGAGGACAACGGGATCGACGGCAAGGTCCTGGAGGTGCTGTTCGCGAAGCACCGGCAGATCAAGAAGGACCTGGGCATCTCCGTCTCCGTGCCCGACGAGACCGCCTCCGGTGTCACCGACGCCGTGGTGGAGTGGCTGCTGCTGCACGGACGGCAGGGCAGCCAGGAGAGCCTGTTCGAGCTGGACGGCCACCAGGAGTCCTTCGAGCGTATCGAGCGCGAGTGGACCTCGGCCGCCGAGCGGGAGAAGACCTCCCAGTCCAAGTACGCCCAGCGCACCATCCACCCGGAAGAGGTGGCCCGGGAGGTCGCCGCCGTACGGGCCGCCCTCGGCGGCGCCGACGAGGTCCGCGAATTCGCCCTGGAGGCGCTGCGCGAGCTGGACGCCCTGGTCCGCGAACCACGCGACAGCGGCGGTGACTTCACCGCGCAGGTCGGCGGCACCCCGGCGGGCCTGCGGGACGCGCTCGCCGCCACCCTCGGCGGCCGGCTCGTCGAGGAGGACCGCGAGATCCCGTTCCGTACGACCCCGGCGGTCGCCCGCGGCGAGGCCGCCCTGGTCCGCACCGATCCGGCGATCGGAGCCGTGGCCTCCTACGTCCTGGACTCGGCGCTCGACGCGAACACCCTCGGCCCGCGCCCGGCCCGCCGTTGCGGTGTGGTCACCACGGACGCGGTCACGATCCGCACCACGCTCCTCCTGGTCCGCTACCGCTTCCATCTCACCCTCCCGTCCCGTAAGGGCGATCAGCAGCTGGTCGCCGAGGACGCCCGTCTGCTCGCCTACGAGGGCCTGCCCTCCCGCGCCCGCTGGCTGGACGACGACGCGGCCGCCGCGCTCCTCGCGGCCCGCGCCAGCGCCAACACCCACGAGCAGCGGGCCCGCAACCAGATCAGCCGCGATCTGGACGGGCTGCCGGACCTCGCCGGGCACCTCTCCGAGTACGGCACCCGCCTGGCCGCCGAACTCGACGCCTCACACCGCCGGGTCCGCAAGGCCAACGAGGAGATCGTCCGCGGCCTGAAGGTCGTCCCCCAGGAGCCGGCCGACGTCCTCGGCGTGTACGTCTACCTGCCGCAGCCCGCCTCTACCGCGTCCGGAGCCGAAGCCTGA